DNA sequence from the Calonectris borealis chromosome 23, bCalBor7.hap1.2, whole genome shotgun sequence genome:
GGGCTGCAGACCGTTCCCGGCTTGCTGCCGGCGCATAGAAACGCGGGTAAgggctccttccctttccctgctgcctgccctgctcctgctgaaggcagcaggccctcggggaggctgcgggcagggctggcagggcactgGCATGAAGTTTCTGGGAGCACCAACGGgttctctgcagcgctgcccctTGGCAAGAGCATCTCCCCTGCGTGGGCCGGCGGGGCTGCAGCCCTTTCATTCATAGCTCAGCCTGAAAGAGGTCAAAATGGCTTTGGTCTGTTCCCCGTCCATTAATTGCTTTGCTCCTTGGAAGCTGCTAGGGATAACTGATGGTTGGTTTAATTACAGTTGTTCAGCGGAGTCTTAGGAGAAGCCCTTGCAGGTTGTTTAAAGTCGTCCTCCTCAGTGGTGGGGCTCAGGATCGCTGTGGGGCTGGCAGGTTCGGGGGGACGAGCTCTTGCACACTCCGCCCTCATTAATCTTTCCCTGTGGGCAGCAGCCTTGCTGTTCGAGCTGCTGCGATTAAAATTATGTGATCTGAAGATTCAGAGGGTAAAAAGTACTCTCAATTCTGCCGCTGAATTATTCTTCAGCTTACTGCCTGGAAAACCTTGCTGCTAACCATTTTGAGGGTTGTAACTGTTAATGTTAAAGCTGAGCAAGGTCTCCAAAGCAGCCGAGTCCTCGGTGCTGCTGAGACCACTGCtcaaaagcagaagagggaagAGCCAGCGTCTTGCACGGCAGGGCACCTCAGCACTACAGTGGCGGAGGCTTTGTTAAGTAAACAGATCCATTGACACCGAAGGCGTTAGGTATTTCTGCGTCTCTCCCGGGCGTAAAGACGTGTGTGTGTGCCAGGGAAGCCGGGGATCCCACACACGACCACGACCTCTCCCCAGTGCTGCTTTTGGCTCAGGTCCGGCACTGCGGTCCCGGTGACGTCCCCCCAGCTGTGGCGTGACCTGTGGCAACTGCCTTGTCTTTTCAGGTGACTGTTTGCAGAAACCCCGGCTGATGAAGCCGGTCACCTGCTATCTGGAGAGACTGTCTGTCCAGCTGTACCCTTCCTTGGAGGAGTTTGAGGAAGAACTGCTGGACTTACTGAACAGCGATCGCTTACTTAAGGTGGTGCTGATGCAATTACGACAGGGGAAAGCACAGTGCGCGAGCAGTAATGCCGGCGCTTTGTTTTTGGGCAGAGTGGAAAGGTTCAGATAAATGGCACTCGTGTATTTGTTTCACTTGgagtctctgatttttttttgctttactgctGGATGAGTGCACAGGTGTTCCATGCTGGGTTTGCTTTGAAGATCCAGAACTAATAAGCAGAATTTGGGTTTGCTTTGCTATGGAAAATGCAAAGATAAGATGCAGTGCTAGTTGTAGTACATCACTTTAGGAACAGCAGTGCTCAGTGCGCAGTAAGGACCGCTGGCCGAGTCCTTCTTTATTTGCCAGATTTGCACCAACTCTGCCATAAAGACGAAAGACTTTAATATCTGTCAGCTGCTGGGGGGTGGGTCCTGTTCTTTTTGAGTTTGTGACGGATTACCTGAATTTTCCTGACCGcgggggcacagggagggaagTTAAACCACCCCGTGCCGCCTCGCTGCCCGAGCTGGAAAACTTGCCTGTCACAGGCTAATGCTGCGCCGGACGGCAACGGGGTGATGGTTCGGGAGCGGCGGCTGCATGTCGGCGTCCACAACGGCCTGCGCTTCGTCCAGGTGCCGCAGGTGGCTGTGCTGGTGCCAGAGGCagaggcggcgcggggcagctGCCTGGGGGTGCCGGGCTCTGGAGCCAGGTAAGGGGGAGACCCTCCGGCACCGCCGGTGCCGCTTTCCTCCTGCCTTGGGCACTGCCCACAGCTGCTTCTCCGTCCCGGCGCAGGGTTGCGGGTCAAGCCCTGGTCCTGAGGAGCCGCATCCACCTGAGCGAAATGGTCCTTCACCCGGCGTTTGGGGTTTGCTTCCAGCTGGAGTACGTCATCTGCGCCTCGGGGAGAGCCGATGGGAAGGTAGGGCATGCACCTCGTCTCCGTCCCTTATTAAAGAGTGGAGATCTGCCGCTGGGGGAGCGAGCCCTGCTGCGTAACTCCGTCCTCTGCCCCTGTTTCGCCGTCCCGCACCCCCAAGATGCAGCAGCCCCTCGTCACGTGGCCACGCTGCCTAACAAACAGCCCCAAAAGTGTCCAGGTGCTTTCCACAGCGCTGCACGAAATATCCTGCAAATGGCCTTATTGAATCATTTTAATTATATGCGGTTACATTTCTCCACCGTGTATATGTAGATGGAGAAATGTAGCCTGCAGCAGTCCCATAGCATTCTGGCTAGCTAATTTggaaattttcagctttttttaattcaaaaaaggcttttcttttagGGTTTAGATTTACGCTGAAATGAAGTTAACCCCTcccgctctttttttttttttttttcccccttctgtgaATGCTGAGGTTTTTCTGGGAGCTTCAGCCTGATTTTGTCTAGACATTAAAGCCAGGAGAAGTCTCTGTATTGACTGCAGAGACCACACTCGCCTACTTACCGATCATTTACACATATTTTGGTTTAATCTTTTCACAGGTTAAACCCAGCTTAGCGAGCCCTTCAGTCTTCCCTTCCAGAGACCCTTTGCTATTGGAGCCATTAGCTCGTAGTCTGGCTGAATCAATGGCCGTGGGTTCGTTAGGAGGCCCTAATCGTCCCGCTAAATGCTCATTGAAAATGCAGCAAGTGTCCTCTCTTGTTAGAGCTGTCCAGGGCAAAACTGCAGGGAAAATGGGTATTTATAAAGTGGGACGCGCATGCCAGGTCAGAGGGATTTGTATTGAGGGGGAGAGGTGAAACTGAGCCTTGCTGTTGGAAATCATGTGTTGGGTTCAACTCCTTTAAAAAGCTGAAACCCGAGGACCGCGTAGATTTGGGGCTCCAGACGCAGAGCTATTTgtttggctgtgctgggtgccGGGAGCGCTGGCCGGAGTGGCGGTGGAGCTGGTTCCTGCGGTGCAGCCCTTGGGCAGAGCAGTTAATCCCAAAGCCGCTTGCTGAGCTGATTGCCTTGTCCTCCATGCCATAATTAGCAGGCTGCGAGGGGATTGCGAGCGCTGGTAGAGACCGCTCAGGTTGCTTCTGCACCTCTCCTTCAGTTAAAGGGGAGGCTGTGGACGTGCCCAGGTAAGTGCAAGCCTTTACGCTGCCTTTGCCGTCTGCCAGGGATGGGGGTCAAATGTGTCCCTTAATGCAGCTGCTTGAGTGAGGGGGTTGCAGCCCGTCGGTTGGGTGCTGGTGTCTTTCTCAGCTACATGTGCTAAATACATACGAGGGTTGAAAACACTGTTAGTTTTGAAAAGCATTATATTGTGCTTTTATATTATATCAGCATTGTATTATGCTGATCCATAATCTAGAGTGTAGTCCCTTGTGTAACTTGGTGAAGGGATGAGATACGATTACCTGGAGCGCGGGTGCCTGATGTGCTGCAACCGCAGCCTGCAGGAAGGGGAATAATGTCAGCGATGGGCTGGGTGAACGGGGTAAGCGCAAGAAAAACCAAAGAGTACCCGTGTGGGAAGCGTGGTACGGGGTTTACAGGGAGAAAGTGGGATTCATACCTGTGTGCAGCTGTGGCTGTGAGTTTGTGGTCAGCCTTGAGGAGGTGAAATCACATAGGAAGGCGCCGGTTCTGCCTGCGGCGCTGCTGGcagagggaagagaagcaaaCCTTGAAACCGTGCAGGCTGGCTCAGTGCTCTTTCACTGAGAGGTCTCGCAatcctgggtcccctccctggGACTGACGTGTCCCTCTCCGTCAGAGAAGCATTCCTGGTGCTCCTCAGAGCCTGCAAAGGGATGGGAGCAGAAAGGTGTGCTCAGTGGGGGGGAAAAATGAGTGCAAAAGAGAAATAAGGTGCTGGAAAGTGGAAGATCGCCAGAATGGGTTGAAGGGGAGTGGTTTCCGCGACGCCGGAGCCGGGCGTGGGAAGGCGTGGTGGGAGATCAGAGCCCGCGTCTGTCTGGCAGCACCCGCTGCCCCATCCCGGCGGTGAGGCGGGGGTGCCCAGCGCTCACtgtgctcccctctgctccccccccaggccctgcccggcagcgcccACGGCGAGGTGGCCGATATGCGCTCGGTGCGCTGGGCTGTCTGGAGCCCCGTCCTGGGCGCCGGCGAGGCGGAGGTGGTCCTGCCCCTgcgcggcggcgcccgccgcggcccctgCCAAACCTTGGTCTACCGGACCCCGCTGAGCAGCAGGAGCTCCCGCCAGGTAAGGGCTTGTTCTGCACTGCAAATACACGGGGACATGGCTGGTGCTTGGACAGCCTTGCTGTTAGAGAGGCTCTTTGCCGAAACCTTTGTAAGTGCCCAGGCGATGGAGAAGCTCTCTGCAAATCTGCGAGTGAATGAAGAGGCGTGGGAAGAGGAGGGTgacagccccccaccccctgccgaCGTGCATCTACGCTGATAGATAGTGCACTTGATGTCCAGTGCTGCTTGACCTTAGTTACTGCAAGCGTGCAGACTGAGCTGTCACATAGGTGGCCAACACAGTTATTTATCACGATACTTCTTAGAGGCCACCGTGACCTGAGCAGGTTTATTCTGAGTAATGCACATGCAAAAGACGGACCTCGCTCCCAATGTTTATCTGCAAAAGGAGGTTAGGACTGGGgcgaaggagtcacagggtggtGGCCAAAATACAGCCGTGGTGCTAAGCTGCACGGGTTGCTCTCTGCCATGGGCaaggatggacggacggacgggtgggtgggtgggtgtctgCAGAACTTGCTCTGTAAAGTCTCATGCCGGGTGGTGGTGGGTGGACTTGGcaggtgtgtgtgtttgtctctGCAAGGACACAGGTATTTGATCACAGCTTATTGAAGTACAACCCCTTGCTAGCTCGGCCTTCAGCTTGCACCACCATTTCTCCGGCTGCAGGGCAAGAGAATCGTCTCTCAGAGGGGCAAGGGAGTCTGCGTGTAGCATGCTGTCTAAAGATATTTCATTTCCAATTTCAGGGGAAGCACGTGGAGTCTGGGACTGTCCAATTCCACGTTTCCACTGATTCAGAAGAACATCTTGTAACTGCTGCAGAGATCCTATGTAAAGACAGGGACGAGTTGGAGAAGCCTCCTACGCCGTCGCTGAGTGAGTGTTTTCCAGATCACTGACATTTAAAATACAGAGTGTGGCACTGGTGTCTGCTCAGGAGAAAAAACACGACTTCACTGAGTTTCAGTGAGCTAGTTTATGAATTACTGGAGTGAACCAAGTTTCCATCGAGTTGAATTCAGCTCTCACTTTTTAACTTGCAAAATTCCCCTGTGATAGTAGCACTGAGCCATGTGCAAAATCCCCCGAGATTTCCCGCAGGGCACCAGCCTGCTCCCGTTTCAGGTCGCTCTGATGGCATTTGGGCTCAACACCCAGAACAGCGGGAGCGGCGCAGCAGCTGCACGAGCAGTGCATTGCTTGCATTGCTCCCTGCCAGTGCCGCTGCTTGTCTTTCTGGACTCTGGATCCTTCCAGACATTGAGGACAGGAGGGATGTCAATTataggctgaggaaaaaaataacaatctCATTGCGCTGCCGCTCAGGGCGCGTGACAGCAGCGCGTGTTCGATCGGTGCGCACGGGCTGTGCCGGCGCTTCGTGGGGGAAAACCAGGCTGCGTATGCGTGTGTGCGTGTATgcatctatctgtctgtctgtagTGCAGGGGTGCCAGGCGGTCAGGGTTTCAGCACCCGTCTGCTGTGTGCTGgaggcagaaagaaaactgccattGGCTTGGGTTTGGGCGCGGAGTTGAGTCAATGCCCTGGGCTCCTGGAAATCCTCTCTGGCTTGTTTCTGTCTGCTCCCCCCTTTCATGATCGGTGGGAAACAaactcccctttcctctccagtGTCGCTGCTGCTGCGGTTCCCATGCGGGTCTCGGTGCGATGCTGCAGATACCTAACAGCATTTAAGTATGTTTTACAAGCTTATCCGGCTCCTTGGGTGAGCTGGTAGCTGCCCTGCGGGTCGAGGCGATGCCCGGTGCCGTGGGTTCAGCGTGGGCACCTGCTCCCGCGCTGGCTCTGGTGCTGCTGCGCCTTCCACGAGATGGCAGTGGCACCATGGCTTTGCGGCGGCAAGTCCCGGCTTTCTGCCGGCGAGGAGCCGGGTTTGCTGGTGTAAGGGACTTTAGAGAGAGATCTTCACGGGTGAAATGAGAGGTCTGGCGGTGTTGGGGGTGTGCTGGGTTAGGCTCTCTGCGATATGGCTGCATCGCTGCTGGTACCTTCCTGGCACAGCTTGAAAGGTTTTCCTGGACGCCTTTCAGCTGGCGGCAGCCAGGGCATTGAGGGAGTTGCGGTGCGGTGAAGGGAGAAGCGAGCGTGCACCGAGGGTGAGCTTGCAGCCCGGCGCTGGGCTGGCGCGCTCCGGCTTGGGGGGAACGTGCTGGAGCACAAGTGGGGTGCCTGGCGAGGGGGGATGCCCTGGCAGGGCGATTCTGGGGGGTAAGCTGCGTGGCATTTCCCTGGCTCTGGGGGGCTGGTGGCCCGGGGGAGAGCTTGGGAAGCACGGCAGTGGTCCCGGAGCTGTGCCGCGAGGTAAGCGGCTGTGTGCAAGAACCAGCCTATGCCCCGAGGTGCTGAAAAGAGCATTTTATTAACTTCTTGTAGTGCTCTGTTGGAAAACATGCTGCTGTCTGGCCCTTTTGGCCGGGGGAGGCTGAGCGCACCTTCTGTTGGCTCAGCTGCTGGTAGTGCTGATGGTTCTGTCCATCGTCTCTTTACCAATGGCTGAAGCCatccaaactgaaagaaaacagtgttttagACGTAAGGAAGCCAGGGCGCTTTCCTTTGTACAGCAGTCGGCATGAAATAGCTGGAATATACATGGTGGTGAAAGCAAAATAAGGTCTCGGCATCACGTGGATGCAGAGATAGAACATCTGTGCCCCTGGTCTGGTCCAAAGGACCGGCGGCTCGGCGGCACAGCGAGTTTAGCTGTGCCAGCACACGAGCCGAGCAGCCAAATATAAACACGATAAAGCTCGTGCCGTTTCGGGGCATGAATGCACAAACAGATGAAGGGAGTGACAAGAAATAACGGAGGAGCGACGAAAACCTTAAGTATCCTAGAACTTTCACGTCTCATTAAGCATCCCACTTAGGCAGCGCCGCATGGCCGTAGGGAACCGCGGCACTGTCTGGGGATGGAGGAGCTGCCTTTTGCAACAGAGTTAGCCTAATTCCCGGCAAAATAACGGATGGATCTGGAGATGTGCTGTGTTACCCCTCCAGGCAACAATCTTATTGGAAAAAATAAGTCAAATAAGTGGTTGAGAGATGGTGAGGCACCTCGATAAACTGGTCCCACCCCCAAACGTTAAAAGGGCAGGCGGGAGGTTGGAGGGGGCTTGCTGGCGGAGGGCACAGCCGTGGCGACAGGGCCTGGGGGCGATGGCGCTGCTAGAGCATCTCTCCCGTCTCTCTCCGCAGGtctgccggccccgccgcgaaTGGCAGCCTCCCCACGGGGACTGGGGGTAAGTGCCATGGACATGGGTGGCGGGCAGCGGTGTTCCCGGGGGATGTGCTGCGGACGTGCTCCTGGTCCTGGCCGTttttcctggctgctgcagccaagAGGCACCGAGCGTCCTGCTCGAATCCTCCTCCTACAGGGCAGCAAAACAGATCCTGACTATAATGTGCTGGGTAAAATTCCCTCAGCTCTTTTCACACCCCAAATGTATTTCTAAGGGCAGTTCTGGTTTTTGACAGCCCAGATTTGCTGGGTACTGTTGTCCCTGGTACGTGCTGACAGTGATGCATGGTTTCTTTGTGCAGAGCTACGGGGATTTAAGGAGAGCTATGAATATTGAGATCCCTCTTTATGCTTTTTTGTATCTTGATGCAGGGATCAATGCACACAAATATTTTTGACGAAATGAGATGCTTCATAAGACCGCGTTAAGCGGTTTGATCTTCCTGCTATATTTTCTCATCCCTCCCCTTGCCAGGGAAAGTGCAGCAGCTAAATAGGAAGCAGAGGTGCGAACCCACGAGCAGCCGAGCTGTGCCGCTTCTCGGCGGAGCGGTGATGCCAGAGCACGTGGCATCTCAGCTGCCTTAGCAAGGAGGGGCTGCTGGCCTGCCTCACCGCGAGGGTTCCCGCAGGACGGGCTGCCTCGGGGGGCTGCTTCCCTGTCGCGGGGCTGCGGGCGCTCACGCTCGCGCTCTCCCGCCAGCTGTCGGTGTCCCAGCTgtcggccccgccgcggggcaggggCCAGCCCCTGGCGCAGCGTGGCCGCGGCTCTCGGCAGGAGGGGGGGATCACTCACCTGGAGGCCGACGTCGGCTTGCCAGACCCGGAGCCCTGCGCCGGAGACCAGCTGCAGGCGCTGCCCTTCACCCCGCTGCAGGTGCCCATCgctgccgtggggctgcaggcaggcaggtgaTGCTCGGCTGCCCTTCCCGGGCTCCTGCGCCCCCTTTGCCCGGCCCGCCGGGGTGCCCCGCGGCCGCTTCCACGCAGCTCACTCCTGTTTCTCCATCAGTTCCCGCACGCTGCTCTCCCGTGCCTCGCTGGCGCGCCTGCATGCCGCTGGCTTCCCAGAGATCCTGGACCGCAACCAGGAGCCAGTGGAAATCTCGGAGCCGTTGGACCCAGCAAGTTTCAGCCCGCAGCTGGAGGAAGCCGACCTTCTGCAAGGCAATGAAATAATCCTGCAGTTCCTGGCTTTTGGCAGGTGGGGTGGCAGCTCTTCATGGTGCCTTCTGTGGGCAGATCCCAGGGGCCTCCTGGGGGAGAGTCCTttcccaaaatcccccccaatcCGCTTCCCCACTTGAGCGGGAGAAGTCCTTGCAAAGGTGCCgctttctgcagagccttccaTGGAGGCAAAGCCCCAGAGGGTTTTACAATGATGCTCCTGTCCTTTCTGGGTACTCTTTAAATcatattccaattttttttattgtatccATTAGCTGCAATGTGATGTAAAAGCTAGTTAATGCAGGGCTTCTCCATAAACGCATATGGAGTTGAGAAAGTTggcacccgggggggggtggCTTTGGCTGGATAAGACCCCAGTTGTGTTTTTTCCGTGGATGGCAGTGTGCTGCGCAAAGGTAAAACGCTGCCTTTGCTGGGCTCCTCCGTCACACCATATGGCGGGAGACAGCTGGAATTATGAAGCTTTTTGGAAAGCCAAGGCAAACCATATGCCTGCTGTCTTCAGAGAAGTCCAAATACTTGTGATGCTGCCGATCTTCTCTTGTTCTTCTGCCTCTCAGCGCGTGCCAAATGCACGAGGAGCTCGTGATGGGGAGGCAGCGCCGTGCCGTGAGCTAACCCaaacccctctccctccctcaaGGGATGCCCGGGATGGCGCGGAGGGGATGTGGCCGAGGACCATCTTCCTCACCTTCCAGTTCTACCGTTTCCCGCCGGTCACCACGCCGCGGCTGCAGCTGGTCAGCACGGAcggggggccggcggccgggccggctATGCCGGTGCAGCTCCTCGTCCGGGTGAACAAGGATGGGACCCTTGGCACCGGTAAGCTCCGGTTTTAGCATCCTTGTGCGGCTGCTCCTCTTCCATCAGTCAGATCTGGGCTTGCCTCCGGGCGGAGGAGCAGGCCGGTGTCTGCTTTAATAGCAAACCTCTGCTAGTTTAGGTGGTACATcatgaaaaatgttcaaaatgtcCCACATTTGAAGTAAAACACTGGTAAGTGTTGGTGGCGCGATTTGCACATCGAGGTtgctggctcctgctgcagctaaGCGCCTTTGGAAAGAAAGGCAACACGTGAGAGCGCAGCACCCGGAGTGACCGGCTCTGATCTGCCTAgctgaatgcttttctttttttctttcttacgaAATTCTGGTCCCAAGAGACACCGAGCACTTGTGGCTGATGAAGCTCCTTCTCCACATGGAGCTGTAAATGGAAGTGAGAGGGGGGTCCATACAGACCGAGTGTTTCTGTGGGAGGGTGCCAATCCCGGGGGACCTCGGACCTTACTAATTGACCGACAGGTTCATTAAGTGGAGGAGAGTGGGTGTGTGAGCAGGCAGGCTTATCCGGAGCAGAGGAGTGTCCCTGTCCCGGCTGACATGCCGGTGGAAGCTGCATTTCCATGACGATGCTGCATGTCTCGCAGGGCCGCCGGGCTTGCAGCTAAAATACATGGTGGATCCCGCTTTCCTGCGAGCTGGGGAGCAGCGCTGGTTTGTGCGGTACCTGGCCGAGCACAGCCTCCAGATTGACGTCTGGGATGGAGACTCCCTGCTCCTTGTTGGGTCCGCTGCTGTGAAACTGGAGGTATCGGCTAAATTGAAGGTCTTTCCCCTTAAGCCCTCAGGACTGCTAACGATGAAGGAGACCCCCTGCTTAGCGTGCAGGAGTGTTAAGAAAGAGCCTGACTTTTCCTTTGGTCCCATGTTGAGATGCTGTTGCATTACCCTCACGTCTTTAGTAATCGAGTTGCTGTCAGCCCCTCTGTGTAACCGAGACCGATGTCAGCCTGACAAGCCCCTAATCACGGGATTTGTCATCTTCTCCTCGAAAGTGATGGCAAAACATTAACTTTCTTCCACTTCCCTGGAACTCCTGCAGTATTCTAGGGCTAAACCCCCCAAACCTAGGACATCCAGAGACATCCTTACTCAGGCCCCTTAACCCCCCAGACCTGACTTTCCCAGTAACTCGTTACCCCTTGCCTGTCCTTgcttgtccccagcccctgctgcgCCAGGGCCGGGCAGCCGTCAGGACCCACCACGAGCTGGAGGTCGCCACGACTGAGTACGAGCCGGACGTGACGGTGATGGGCCGGGAGGCGCTGCGGCACGGCGCCCTGCGGCCCCTCGGCGTCCGCGTGGCAGTGAGGGGCCGCCTCCACCTCTGCCTGGCCAACATCGGTAAGAGCCCGCTGCTCACGCAGCCGAAAGGCTTGGGTGCTGGCACTGGTGCCCCACAGCGCGCGCCCCTCGCGGGTACCTCCATGGGTACCTCCGGTGCTCGGCTCCGGGCGACactgggctgcgggcaggagcgTGCGGCTCCTGGTGGTGCTTGCGGTCCCTTCCACTTGCTCGGCTGCAAATGCCGGCGCGAGGTGGCTGGGAGGCCGGCGGTGCAGGGTCAGCGCCGTGCAGTTAGGTGCTAGCAAACAGCGTGGGGCCACGGGGGGAATGTACAGCATGTGCAGGGCTGTACCCGAAAGAAAACCACACTTGTAAGAATGTTATTCTTCCCAGAACCTGCTGGctgcttttatttcatatatttaattcCCTGTCCTATAAATGTGCAGTGACTCCAGGTTTTAAAATCTTATCTTCAGAAGAAAGATTAGCTCCATTATAAGATATCTTAAATTGTTGTTTCCATACTTTGTCTGCAAATGGATGATAAGCTTCTGGGAAGGAGAATCTGATATTCACAACCCAGGGAGAGGTTTAACTCGCACCCCgccaaagaagagagggagagaggaagcagAGACGCTGCACCAGGACAACAGCCACcctttgattgtttttttttttccctgtcctctttttttaaatttcaaaatactgttgTTAAAAACAGTATTGAAAAGCTTGGTGCCCCTGCCCGAAGGATGGGGACGGGATTTGTAGGCTGGGTAAATACCCGATGGGTTTAGAGCCTCGTCCGGCTTTGCTTGGCATAACCTTTGTGGGAGCGTGGGTGGCAGCAGGAGTGGGGAGACGTGGCGGTGCGTGGCCGTGCCGCAGCCCGGGGATGgagaacacagaaatgaaaaccGGAGCTGGTGAGGGCTCAGCGGTGACTTGCTCGGGATGGCGCcgtgcttttgctgctgctccaCCTCTGGGTGGCTGGTGTATGGTGGTAACAGCAACAGGCTCTGGAGGGAGCGCCGTAGGGCCCGCAGAGCATCGTTAGCAACCAGATATTTGCtcctgcttttttaaattatctgtaaAGAACTGCAGTGAGGATAAAAATTTGCAGTAGATTTTATAATAATGAAAAACGGATGGTTTCAACTCACCCCTGACTCTGCTCGTGGCAGGCCACCCATGCGAGGAGACCCCGGGGCagctgccggccccgctgccaTCCCGCTCCCGCCTCGTGCCCGCACCGGACGGcaccagcagcatcctgggcgGCAGCTGGTTCTCCCTGAACGCTGCCGGCGGTGAGTCCTGCCGGGCTGGGGCTCggcccgtccccctgtgccggtTCGGGTTGGCAGGGTCTCTGCCGGTCTCCGCTGCCATGGTGGCGGTGCTTTGCCCCCAGCTGTGGGGTGGCTGCCCGCTCCGGTGCTCCCCTTCCTGGCCCTGCAGCACTGTGGGGGACCCTCGGGGCCACGCTAATTGGGGGTCCCTTGTCGGTGCCTCGGTGCTCTCTCCCCACAGGCGGGCGGGTGTCGCGGGCGCGGAGGCTGGCCGAGGTGGACGGCGAGCTGGCAGCCGCGCTGCACAGCCGCCGGCCAGAGGGGAGGCTGGCCCCCCCAGCTGCGCCCAGCGAGGCCGCGGCTGCCCGTCGGCGCAAGCTGCGGCGCATGGCGCTGGTGCGTCAGCAGGAGCACGCTGGCGGCGAGAGGACGCCCCAGCTCTCGGTGAGGAGAGGGGTGCCGGGGGCCGGGGATGCTGCTATGGCGCTGGGCTtatggtcccctccctccctcctggcagggctggcaggagcagcgTGCCCGGCACATGCGGGACCTGCAGATCATCGACGCCTATCGGGAGCACATGAAGGGCGAGAGCATCTCCCGGATGCTCAGCCAGGCCATCACCGCCACCCACACCGTGCACGCCGTGCTGGGGACGGCCCAGTTCTTCGAGTTCACCCTGAAGAACCCCTACGGCGTCCAGCACACCGTGACCATCGAAGTCGACCACCCCGAGCTCAGGTGGCGGCCGAAGTGGGATCTCGCCCGTGCGCGTGGGGAGATGCCAGGGTGGCACTGGCTCCCGACCAGTCCTCACCAGCACCTCTGCTGCTCACTCCCCCAGTGTCGTACTGGACCCGAGAGAGTGGCGCCACTTCAAGGAGCTGACCAAGAGCGTTACGCCGGTGGAGGAGGAGATGTTCCACCTCCGTGATGACCTCAGGCCTCAGGTCTACCTGCGCCCCAACGAGACCGTCCGCATCCCCTTCAAATATCAGACCTTCTCTGCAGACCCCGCAGTTGTCACGGCGCAGGTAGTTGCGGGCCCCCGTTTTGAGCTGTTCCCAGTAGGAAGCGTTTCCCTCGGCTGCGTTTGCCTATGCAGGGCAGGGCGGTACCGCCGTGGGGAGCACTGCGCAGCTGTAGCGGTGCTGCATCCCGAGGCAACCTGCTCTTGCACCCCGCAGGGGCCGGCAGGGCTGGGCGCCGGTGCCAACGCGGCCGCCCGCTCCCTGGGgaagagcggggccgggcggacAAAGCACATCCAGGTGAGGGAGTCGGGTGAAAATGCTGCTCGAGGGGCTGCGTGGGAGAAGCATCGCTCTTGCAAAACTCCGTCCCTCTCCCGCCGGCCCCCTGACAGGTCTCCTT
Encoded proteins:
- the NPHP4 gene encoding nephrocystin-4 isoform X2, which translates into the protein MSEWERVFLQNLALPPPCQRRRARPPGSTAFRCVLKHLEGAALAQGAEYQLRLSLFDATYHHFFGRTWRSSQRAACAAPPCPARAAFNETVYFHTSLNHPGIAAVVEVVASAGKGDRGSRHLSCGFGLIPLFGSGSEATDLATEDRALKLYHGTPRALLHPRFQDPMEKNKYLTVMEKSHLQYTLKPHQPLETIFHLLPENILMSGLQTVPGLLPAHRNAGDCLQKPRLMKPVTCYLERLSVQLYPSLEEFEEELLDLLNSDRLLKANAAPDGNGVMVRERRLHVGVHNGLRFVQVPQVAVLVPEAEAARGSCLGVPGSGARVAGQALVLRSRIHLSEMVLHPAFGVCFQLEYVICASGRADGKALPGSAHGEVADMRSVRWAVWSPVLGAGEAEVVLPLRGGARRGPCQTLVYRTPLSSRSSRQGKHVESGTVQFHVSTDSEEHLVTAAEILCKDRDELEKPPTPSLSLPAPPRMAASPRGLGLSVSQLSAPPRGRGQPLAQRGRGSRQEGGITHLEADVGLPDPEPCAGDQLQALPFTPLQVPIAAVGLQAGSSRTLLSRASLARLHAAGFPEILDRNQEPVEISEPLDPASFSPQLEEADLLQGNEIILQFLAFGRDARDGAEGMWPRTIFLTFQFYRFPPVTTPRLQLVSTDGGPAAGPAMPVQLLVRVNKDGTLGTGPPGLQLKYMVDPAFLRAGEQRWFVRYLAEHSLQIDVWDGDSLLLVGSAAVKLEPLLRQGRAAVRTHHELEVATTEYEPDVTVMGREALRHGALRPLGVRVAVRGRLHLCLANIGHPCEETPGQLPAPLPSRSRLVPAPDGTSSILGGSWFSLNAAGGGRVSRARRLAEVDGELAAALHSRRPEGRLAPPAAPSEAAAARRRKLRRMALVRQQEHAGGERTPQLSGWQEQRARHMRDLQIIDAYREHMKGESISRMLSQAITATHTVHAVLGTAQFFEFTLKNPYGVQHTVTIEVDHPELSVVLDPREWRHFKELTKSVTPVEEEMFHLRDDLRPQVYLRPNETVRIPFKYQTFSADPAVVTAQGPAGLGAGANAAARSLGKSGAGRTKHIQVSFEVSGGKPIALLRVKVEPQPHVVDQTFRFYHPELTFLKKTIRLPPWHTLPGAPVGMPGGEPEMFVRCSDPDIICETKNMGPGEPQDIFLKVAGGPSPQIKKFFVAIYTDAWLAAPVQIWQFYLHSLQRLDVSCTAGQLARLSLLLRGTPAPRRVRAFTSHPQELEVDPDGPFLLPANGIQDLYIGVRPRRAGSRFIYLNLVDVESHQLVSSWLLCLSCRQPLISKAFEISLPAGGGRGCNKRITYTNPYPSPRLYFLCTNRPDLLQFKEDSFEVAGGEVYTIGLRFAPSQGAGEEEILIHINDHEDKNEETFCVKVLYR